tggCTTGAATTTGCATATATACTATCATATGCAAATGCCTGGGCCTGGCAACTTCCCTGGGAGGAATCCCCACTAATTTCAACGGGGCTCCATTCTTGACAGTGCTCTTTGGCAAGCAATCATATATGGAGTTCAGGCCCACTGAGTTCCATACGAAGCATGCTTTGAAACCCTCGGCAGAGCTGGccagtcccattaaactcagcaCAGCTACTAGGTATAAAGATTTGGTATCATGCTGCAAATGTACAAGCtgtatagcagccttccccagcctagtgCCTGCAGGtacattgaactacaactcccattcgtCAAATTAAACAAATATCTTTCCCATTCAGCCTTTGGCTGACCAAATGCAAAGGCGGGGAGGTGGTTTTGCAGTGCTACATTCTCCTTTATGATAAAGATCTTTCAAATGTCTGGATTATGGCAGTGTCCTCTGATGTATTTTACTGTACACTGTGGATGTTGGTCCTCTGTATATCATCCCTCTTGTAGTCCCCAATTaaccattttattttgtttttggtgAAGCGTCCTCTGGGCAAGAGGAAGGGATTGCTTTGAGAATGTCTTTGCACTGTAGTTCCAAGTCCAAAGATGGATTTTCCTTTCAAAGCGATGCTGGTCATGATTGCATCCAATGGACTCCACCCCGCAAAAATGTATGCCATAgtaataaatgtgttagccttGGAGGTGCCACTAGAGTCTCTGTTTTTGCTACAGTGGACTAACTAGCTGGAAATGGCCATGGGTGCCAATTCTTTTCAGAGAAAAAGGAGGCTGACGCAAAAGTTACTGACTTGAAGACTATCTCTTGTCATGGATACAAACAAAAAACGAGTGAGATTAAAACCTGATTGTTAAAAGCTTCTTGCTTAAAAGTGGGGAatgatttgttttcattttgcttCAGAATCAGGCATAGCTGCCTTCTCTGCAGGCACATGCAGGGTGGCTAACACATcaataaacattaattaaaatacagtaaaacagcaGAAAATTAAAGCCATACAAAGCAGGACTGACCCTTTGGGAGATCTACTCACTCTTTTGAAGTCTACCTGAAAAGTTGTAAAGGCCTCAATCATCTGATCTTAGGCTACATGTGAGGAGCAGGCCCACTGAACTCCACCTGATCAATTCTCAGCAGACGTGAGTTGGCAAgctgccccctctccccctcctgttaAGCAGAAGGGTGGCATTTTTTGGCTGGTCATTTTTTGGCCCACGGATGGGTGGGCGGGCCAGTGGGGTCAGGCCCTGCTGGTCcctagagaggaggaggaaggggccaGCAGGCTCTCCCTAGCAGTGCTGGCAGCCTAACCCCATCCATGTGGGaatcataataataatcataataatcataataataataataataataataataatagttatgtgcctcaagtcgattatggcttatggcaaccctatgaatctgtgacgtCCAATAGTAAATAATATTAATTTTGTTGTGGGTCCAGAATGTGGGATCTGAGACGGATTACAAAAAGTTAAGAATACAACGTATACATAAGACCATGCATAAACAAacccataaaatccttaaaagcaTCAGTAGGAAGGGGTAAAAACTTAATCGACGGGAAAAGCGGGTGGAGGCACTGGCGACAGGGTGGGCTCAACTGTGACCAAGCGCCATCCACACTCCCCAAGAGAAGCCTGATATGCGGGTCCCTCAAGGGCTGTTGCGCCGGGCACTCCGCACATCCTCAGAGGCGCGCTTGGCCTCTGCGGCGGCAAGCCGGGCGGGGCGGGCCGAGCGCACAAAGGGGCGGGCGCCGCCTCGTTCAGctgtgccgccgccgccgcctcagcCTCCCGCTTGGGCTGCCTGCCTGCAGGGGATGATGATGCCGCCGCCGGGCCGCTCCTGGAGCGCCCTGGCCGCGATGCTGCTGCTGGTGCTCGCCGAGGCCAGAGAGGCGCGGGGGAACGAGGGGGCGGCGGCCTCGCTGGGGCAGAGCCGGCCGTACGCCGTGCTCAAGACGCAGAACCTGGGTGAGGCCGGACGCCTGGATCCCCTTCCCAATGCCCCCGTCCTCCTCCTGCCGCTTCCCCCCTGAGCCGCCGGCGGAGCAGCAGAGACTCCCTCCCGGACTCCTGGGTCCCACCTAGCCCATCACGCGGGGGAGGGGGCGGGCTTTCCCggggagaaaggggagaggcCCCCCGGGATCGAGCGGGAGAGGGCTCCATCCTGCCGCCAGGTGAGTGCGGGGCGCCGCCTccccccccagggccctggccGGGGGTCGCGCTCCGGCTCCTCCTCGCGGCGGCGGTGCCTGGGCGCAGGGGAGCCGCCCCCGCTCCGTCCCCCCTGAGCCTCAGCCCGCTTGCGGGAGCCGGGGAAAGGCGAAGGGCCTTCCCTTGCGGAGGGGCAGTCGGACGGGTGGCCGAGTGCGGCCGGATGGCTCGAACAGACGGCCTCTGGAGGTCCCCGCCAGAGCGGCGAGGGATGCTGGCCTTCCTCGCCCTCTGAGGCGTCGCCTGGCTCTGCCTTAGAGgaggagcagcgggggggggggcggcgcCTGGCTGGCTGCAGCAACCCGGGATGGTGTCGACCCCCTGCTCTTCGGGGATTTCCCTTGCTCCTTGTTTTTCCTCCAACCCCCCTCCCTCCCGTTGGGAGTGCACAGGATACAGCCGTTGTTCCCGCTGCGGAGGGGCAGcctatggctcccccccccccgagtaatTGGAGTGTAGGAGTTCTTTGCCCAAGAGTTAAAAGACAAGAGACTGTCGTCAAGAGTCATAGACATTCAGACAGGAGAACAAAGCATCATTCTGAGCCCTTCACACCAGACAGGTGAGGGGAAAGTGGGGAAACGGTTCCAGTGCAGCACCTCAGAGGATGCCCCCTTGTTAAATGGCCACCTTTGCACAGCCTTAGCAGGTCACGCCTTCTGGGGACCCTGAAATGCATAACCCCCGGGGGCTTAAACATAGATTTCTGAGAACAGAGCAGCTGGAAATGGTCCATACATGGTGCATACAATAATGCATTGTGTGGAGAGGGTTTTTTTGTCTATAATGCTAGAATCCAAGGAGGTCATCCCCTGAAGTTGATTCAGGACATGCAGAAAGGAAGGCCTTGAAATTATGCAATTCACCAACATTAGGTTGTAGTGATTGATGCCAAGGGGATTACTGCCGAAAAGGAGAGGGATCCacaaaggaaaagggggagaCGTCACTACCAGGGTTTTTGGAACCTGTAGTGTATTTCACAATCAATGTCaacaaatataatataaatattattaacatttctatccctccctcccagaaggaacccagggtggcaaataagggtcaaaacactcaaaacatcttaaaacttctcaaaaactaagcatctttattttttttagaaaataaaacatcttgaaaagatctttaaaaacatcttaaaaagcaatttcaaaacagactgcagactgggataaggtctctactcaaaaggcttgttgaaagaggaaggtcttcagtaggcactgaagacaatagagatggtagGTTTCAGAGCTGTTCGAAGAGGTGGGCCAGAAGGTAGATTTGGATCTATTAATACACTATGTCTCTGGGTGATTTCTAGGCGATTGTCAAGATttttagcacagtggggaggagagcaggcTGGGAgtgcagagtctgtgagttcaaatccctgctcgtgtctcctgggtgtcaagggccagctaaagatcaccccacagggagtggctcagggattacgtgccctgccacctgtgcagccgtgggcaagctgcatagcccaaggagcccagttgcccccccagctggcagttgcagacaaggaaggggctggcttgtgcagctgtggcaagctgagcaggccctagccagctgggaggactagcctcagagggaggcaatgggaaaccccctctgaatgccgcttaccatgaaaactctattcatagggttgccataagtcgggatcgacttgaaggcaggccatttccattttctcctgATCTTTTAACAAGCTGATAAGAgcaatcatgagaagacatgatccactagaaaggacaataatgctgggaaaaacagaagggagtagagaaagaggaaggccaaacaagagatggattgactccataaaggaagccacagacctgaacttacaagatctgaacagggtggttcatgagagatgctcttggaggtcgctgattcatagggtccccataagtcgtaattgacctgaaggcacataacaacaacaacctagcgtaaccttttccaacctggcaccctccagatgctttgggctcacaactcccatcagcccagccagcacagccattcaCACAGCCATAGCCCAGGCCACTCCTGATGGAAGCAGTAGTCTAAAAAATAACTGGAGGGcagcagattggggaaggctgaccttgTGGAAATTGACTTTGCCTCCAGCAAAAATCTGAAGcagtcccagccttcctccccctTGGCAAGACATACTGGAAATTGAGGGAACCAAAGGAATTGGATAGTGACATGCTCAGGCTTCTGACCACCTGAAGGCAGTTGCTGAATTTCACCTAAAGAGGtgtatttggggggaggggaatcaaaGTAATTTGGACACTTATCCTTGTTCAAAACCTCTGCAGAGTTTCCGGAAAGCTGAAGGATGCGTGAAGTTTCTTAGGGTGCGTAGGTGGGTGAAGAGAGCTGCATGTTCCGATTCCTAGGCGAGCCCCAGGGGCTGCGGAGTCCAGGGAGGAACACCAGAATCTACCTTGCGCCAGGTGAGACCACGGTGCCATCTGTGTCCCCAGggactggcagcggctcgccAGGGCATCAGGCAAAGGCTCTTCcctgccccacctggagatgttgccagggattgaaatggGGGCTTTCTGCACACAAGGAaggtgctttgccactgagctgcggccctgtCCCTAAAAGCAGAGTAAGTTTCCAGCCCTCATGGTCCTGAACAAAGGACTGCATTGACAGGGACATGGGAAGCTTCCTTGTATCACGTTATGTCCTTGGCCCGTCTGTCTGCCCTGAtgggcagcggctgtccagggtttcaggcaggactttTTCCCCCAGCTTGAGATGCGAAGGTTCAAACCTGGGACTGTTTGCACGGaaagcatgtactctgccacTTTTAAGAACAGTGTCTTGCTCTTAACAAGAAGGCAATACCCAACTTCTAAGGAATGACATATGCTGCTTCACTGCCTGTACGTTGATCTGTAATCAAACATTCTCTAATAAAAATAATCTGTCCTATGGTGCCATTGGGTGGACCAAATCACAGCCCTCCCCCGCCCCCCAGCCTTCCAtcagctgctctcctccattccttCTGAGGCGCTTCATTTTCCTTCTTCTTGCAGTTCTGATGGGAAGTGTCTTCGGCGTTCTGCTCATCGCCGTGATCCTGATGGCAGTGTGTGTCTACAAGCCCATTCGCCGGCGGTAGCCCGGGAATGTGTCTTCAGGAGAGCTGGGCTCTGCTTTTGGCCTGGTGGCTGGAGGGGAGAGACACCCTCTCCAATACCAATCTGTGTTCTGCTAAACTCAGCCTCCGTCTCCTTGGTCTTCAAGCTTCTGAACGCTTTGCTTCCAGCTGAAAGTGGTTTTGCTCCTGGTGCAATCATTCTAGTCACTCTTTCATGTGTGTATGTACTGTGAATATATTGGCAGGGAAGGATCTTTAGGGATTTTATGGCTCAgtagaatttattttttttaaaatgttgggtTTTTAAAGTTGGCCACTGCATCAAAACTGCAGACTTTAAAAAATGTAGAGAATCTTTTGATTCCTTTGGGAGCAATGGAGAAAGACTTGTCAGCATTCATGACAAttgtttctttgtgtgtgtgtataaaccaGAGGCGTTCCCTGCGCCTCAAAGTGTTGAATATTCCAGCTGACAAAACACAGGGATCTCCTTCGGCACTGTTTTTATCTTTCATCACTTCTTGGGGTGCATTGGAAGATTGCAATCCCTCAAATGCTCTTTAGACATAGCAGTTGAGCTTTGCAGAATTAGATCTGCTCTCTGCTTTGGCCGGGGAGCTTATGAAACATGGATGGGGGACCATCTGTGGCTCTCcatctgttgttggactccagttcccagccagcatggccaaggatggCAAAAAAACgactccagcaacatctcaagagccacaggttccccacacccgtgGTAAAACATCAGTCCCATTCTGGTTGGCCAGCACAGAGTGCTCACTTTTCATCATTTTGGAGGAAGGTAATACTTAACAATTGCACACATTGATATATTCCAATTTGAGTGCTTCAGTAGTCACTACAGGGGTCTTTGGAAGCTGCCAGTTTTCTCAGCTTATGGGAAGGCCGTTAGCTCAGTAGAAGAGCACCCACTTAGCATGCAAAAAGGgccaggctcagtccccagcatctccaggtagagccagGAGAGATTGCCTGCCTGAACCCCCAGCCAACCACTGACAGCCAGGGAAaccatcctgagctagatggaccattggcctgcaTGTGGCAGCTTCCTATTTGCCCATATTCCAAACTGTCAGCTCGCCTTCTCTGCACTAGCCAAACTCTCCACATATGCAAGACAGATTAACCTTAATCTGGTACTCATTTTGGTATGGGATGGTAGTTTAAATTTTAGCAAGATCCATTAAAGTCATTTTGGATTACAAAAAAGGAGCCATGCACAGCCTGGGTGCCAAAAGGAGCTAGTCTGTTTTTAGGAAAAAGGGTCTGTAGAGTAGAAACCAAAGGCCTCAGTTTTCCTCTCCTGTGAAATGGGACCGGTGTGACAAGAGATCCACAGTTCAAACGCCAAAGCCTCTCCTGTAGTAAACTCAAGGGTACTTAAAAGGAAAGAGAGAATCTTGAAAGTCTTACATTTGAGTGAGATAATAGACTTCTGCTATTACACACAGACTGTGTTGAATGAATGAAGCATTATTTTGCTTGTTCTGTTTTCTCCAGATAATAGAATGTCTCCTACTGTGAGTTATTCTCGTGCATGGATTTGTGTGCAGACATTTTAAACAATGAATCATAATAAGCAAGTGGAGGGGGAGGATATAATGGTGCATTGGCATCTCTATACATATTTGTGGAGTGGACTGAGTTGGGCACACAGATTTGTATGTTTGTGGTGGGGTGGAGGAATTGTCCCTTTCACAAGAGATACCGTTGTGAGTGGGGGTGCCAAACATCCTGGCTGCTGCACAAAACAGCACAAATAGACGTCAGTGGCCATGATCCAGTTTATGCTGAGCGTGTGGAGTCTCACAATATGCAGTGGAGCCACATCCATACCTCTAGAATTCCCTTGCCAGCAAGAGAGGCTGCACCTGTTTACAGCTGCCTGGATTGTGGCCAGTGGCTTTTATGTGCATCCAGCGCTGCAGTCACTCCAGGGAGTCATCCAGAGGGTGGCAGACCAGCTGCAAGAAGCTGCCTGGATGTGTTCACACTGAAAAGTTGCACACTTTAGTTTTTGTTgctgctggttttgtttttgttgtttcagACTTGATTTTCCTGGTGTATATTTTTTATACATGTTGATATATAACAAAGGCTTAACGTCACTGTATTAATTTATGTTTAGCAGTTTTCAATCTAAATGTTGCTTTCTAAATGAAAattctgcctgagtctctctctgtctccctcttctTAATGATTTCTTAATAGTCATCCTTTATGACGACTATAAAGTTGGCAACGTGATTGCTTCACGGCACAATAAAAAAAAGTGTCTTCACACAATGGATTCCTGGCTACTGCAGTTCACATATTTTCTATGATAATTATGGCTTGCAAAGCTTTTGGCATTTTGCAACCCTTGCATCAATCACAACAAAGAGGCAACATTTCTAGATACTCCACATGACTGTACCCTAGGAcagctggtcatggaaccaaccagagggggaCCTACTGAGAGATGCAAGTGTTGTCAAACCATTTGGGAGCAGTGACTGTAGTGCTATTAAATTGAACATATATGTAAAtcaccaattgccaagaaaatccaaatcagtcgcatttgacttcaaaagagaaaacttccccaaaatgaggggattggtaaaaagtaagttaaaaggcaaagtcaagaggatCAAATTACTCCAAAATGTTTAGGAGTTGTTTAAaagcacaatattagaagctcact
This Rhineura floridana isolate rRhiFlo1 chromosome 19, rRhiFlo1.hap2, whole genome shotgun sequence DNA region includes the following protein-coding sequences:
- the C19H12orf76 gene encoding uncharacterized protein C12orf76 homolog, whose protein sequence is MRVPQGLLRRALRTSSEARLASAAASRAGRAERTKGRAPPRSAVPPPPPQPPAWAACLQGMMMPPPGRSWSALAAMLLLVLAEAREARGNEGAAASLGQSRPYAVLKTQNLVLMGSVFGVLLIAVILMAVCVYKPIRRR